The following are encoded in a window of Kaistia algarum genomic DNA:
- a CDS encoding DUF1501 domain-containing protein has translation MTNHASASGSFRPTRRLFLASAGSFVAWAQMPRFAFAGTRDPRFVLVILRGAVDGLAVVPPIGDPAYTALRGDIAVGAKGVGGASPLHGIFALNDAMPNFRRRFQSGEALVVHAAATPYRDRSHFDGQDVLENGTNGPRLAETGWLNRAVAALPKGDAVRPLHGLAVSPVVPLVLRGAAPVFTWMPTDLQATGPDTAQRLMDLYSQTDSKLAQAFSAGREIDRMAGGGGRPGGDINNQFRTIAVGAGRLLAQEDGPRIAALSYDGWDTHAKEGPMDGNLDKLLGALDGALEGLAVELGPVWKDTVVAVVTEFGRTAHVNGTDGTDHGTATMALLAGGAVRGGRVVADWPGLAPNQLYQARDLRPTTDLRAVLKGVLRDHLGLSERVLSTEVFPGSLPVRPLNGLVA, from the coding sequence ATGACCAATCACGCTTCCGCCTCCGGCAGCTTCCGTCCGACCCGGCGTCTCTTCCTGGCTTCGGCCGGATCTTTCGTCGCCTGGGCCCAGATGCCGCGCTTCGCCTTTGCAGGCACCCGCGATCCGCGTTTCGTCCTCGTAATCCTGCGCGGGGCCGTTGACGGATTGGCTGTCGTCCCGCCGATCGGCGATCCGGCCTATACGGCGCTTCGCGGCGACATCGCCGTTGGCGCCAAGGGTGTCGGCGGCGCCAGCCCGCTGCATGGCATATTCGCGCTTAACGATGCCATGCCGAACTTCCGCCGCCGCTTCCAGTCGGGAGAGGCTCTCGTCGTGCATGCCGCGGCGACTCCCTATCGGGATCGTTCGCATTTCGACGGCCAGGATGTCCTGGAGAACGGCACCAACGGCCCCCGGCTTGCCGAGACAGGCTGGCTGAACCGCGCCGTGGCGGCGCTGCCGAAGGGCGATGCGGTGCGGCCCCTCCACGGCCTTGCCGTCAGCCCCGTCGTGCCGCTGGTGCTGCGCGGCGCGGCCCCGGTCTTCACCTGGATGCCTACCGATTTGCAGGCGACCGGCCCCGATACGGCGCAGCGGTTGATGGACCTCTATTCGCAGACGGATTCAAAACTGGCCCAAGCCTTTTCCGCTGGTCGCGAGATCGATCGCATGGCAGGCGGCGGCGGACGCCCGGGCGGCGACATCAACAACCAGTTCCGGACGATCGCCGTCGGCGCCGGCCGGCTGCTGGCCCAGGAGGACGGTCCGCGCATCGCGGCGCTCTCCTATGACGGCTGGGACACCCACGCCAAAGAAGGGCCGATGGATGGCAATCTCGACAAGCTTCTCGGTGCGCTGGACGGGGCGCTGGAGGGTCTCGCGGTGGAACTCGGCCCGGTCTGGAAGGATACGGTCGTTGCCGTGGTGACGGAGTTCGGCCGGACCGCCCATGTCAACGGTACGGACGGAACCGACCATGGCACGGCGACGATGGCGCTTCTGGCCGGCGGCGCGGTTCGTGGCGGGCGCGTTGTCGCCGACTGGCCCGGTCTTGCGCCGAACCAGCTCTACCAGGCGCGTGACCTGAGGCCGACCACCGATCTGCGCGCCGTGCTGAAGGGGGTGCTGCGCGACCATCTCGGCCTCAGCGAACGGGTGCTTTCCACCGAGGTCTTCCCCGGAAGTCTGCCTGTCCGTCCCCTGAACGGTCTGGTCGCCTGA
- the rplI gene encoding 50S ribosomal protein L9 yields MDVILLERVAKLGQMGEIVHVKDGFARNFLLPQGKALRATEGNKKRFETEKVHLEARNLERKQEASAVAEKLDGQKFIVIRQAGETGQLYGSVSSRDIADIISEGGFAVARNQVVLDHPIKTIGLHTVAIALHPEVESTVTINVARSVDEATRQSRGEDLTVREVFELEPLEDEEEGLEGEDEDLSEQA; encoded by the coding sequence ATGGACGTCATTCTGCTGGAACGCGTCGCCAAGCTCGGCCAGATGGGCGAGATCGTGCACGTCAAGGACGGCTTCGCCCGCAACTTCCTGCTTCCGCAGGGCAAGGCTCTGCGCGCGACCGAAGGCAACAAGAAGCGCTTCGAGACCGAGAAGGTCCACCTCGAGGCGCGCAACCTCGAGCGCAAGCAGGAAGCCAGCGCCGTTGCCGAGAAGCTCGACGGACAGAAGTTCATCGTCATCCGCCAGGCGGGCGAGACCGGCCAGCTCTATGGCTCCGTCTCGAGCCGCGACATCGCCGACATCATCTCGGAAGGCGGTTTCGCCGTTGCGCGCAACCAGGTCGTGCTCGATCATCCGATCAAGACCATCGGCCTGCACACTGTCGCGATCGCGCTTCACCCCGAAGTCGAATCGACCGTCACCATCAACGTCGCGCGAAGCGTCGATGAGGCGACTCGCCAGTCGCGCGGCGAAGACCTGACGGTACGCGAAGTCTTCGAGCTTGAGCCTCTGGAAGATGAGGAAGAAGGCCTCGAGGGCGAAGACGAGGACCTTTCCGAGCAGGCGTAA
- a CDS encoding DUF1800 domain-containing protein — protein sequence MSVEEAALALKRFGLGPRPGDIGRIAADPKAAVLAELDAADIVRLDDAGLPGAEEAYLAIRRDQIARQTTRRAAPEVKVPDMAAAESAGGMASTAAGDASKAAPVAVPVVGAAMMAPGGKALDDTAPRRSMVFYRSEIAARASRRLSADIGYVERLVDFWANHFALQSDKDERIRGLAGAFEREAIRPHVLGRFEDMLVAATRHPAMLLSLDNVDSTGPNSPAGLKSGNGLNENHAREILELHTVGVDGGYSQQDVTEFARVLTGWTFVRDVRRSDIGSFFFAANRHEPGGHVVMGKTYSVDPDHPKGNERQGLDVLQDLAAHPATAHHIATKLARHFVDDHPPEEIVAALAGTFRKTDGDLKAVSRALIEAPAAWGKGQKFATPQQFVNASLRATGVTLDTPRMQGVLRSLGQMTWAPVSPEGFHDDAATWLSPDGMTTRLDVADRIAQQATLSRPPEQLAEDLLGPDLSADTRQTIRRAETGRQAVALLLMSPEFQWR from the coding sequence ATGTCAGTGGAAGAGGCCGCCTTGGCCTTGAAACGATTCGGCCTCGGCCCGAGGCCTGGCGATATCGGCCGGATCGCCGCCGATCCGAAAGCCGCCGTCCTGGCGGAACTGGATGCGGCGGATATCGTCCGTCTCGACGATGCGGGGTTGCCGGGTGCCGAAGAGGCCTATCTCGCCATCCGCCGCGACCAGATCGCCCGCCAGACGACGCGGCGTGCCGCGCCCGAGGTGAAAGTGCCCGACATGGCGGCCGCCGAGTCGGCCGGTGGAATGGCCTCCACGGCAGCGGGCGACGCATCGAAGGCAGCGCCGGTTGCAGTACCGGTGGTCGGGGCGGCCATGATGGCGCCCGGCGGCAAGGCGCTCGACGATACGGCGCCGCGCCGCTCCATGGTGTTCTACCGGTCGGAGATCGCGGCCCGTGCGTCCCGCCGGCTCTCCGCCGATATTGGCTATGTCGAGCGCCTCGTCGATTTCTGGGCGAATCATTTCGCTCTGCAATCCGACAAGGACGAGCGGATCCGAGGTCTTGCCGGTGCCTTCGAGCGCGAGGCGATCCGTCCGCATGTGCTCGGCCGCTTCGAGGACATGCTGGTCGCCGCAACCCGCCACCCGGCCATGCTGCTCTCGCTGGACAATGTCGATTCCACCGGCCCCAATTCCCCGGCCGGCCTCAAGAGCGGCAATGGCCTCAACGAGAATCATGCGCGCGAAATCCTCGAACTGCATACGGTCGGCGTCGATGGCGGCTACAGCCAGCAGGATGTGACGGAATTCGCGCGCGTCCTGACCGGTTGGACCTTTGTCCGGGATGTACGGCGATCCGACATCGGCAGCTTTTTCTTCGCGGCCAACCGACATGAGCCAGGCGGCCATGTCGTGATGGGCAAGACCTATTCGGTCGATCCCGATCATCCCAAGGGCAATGAGCGGCAGGGGCTGGACGTGCTGCAGGACCTAGCCGCCCACCCCGCCACCGCCCATCACATAGCCACCAAGCTCGCCCGCCATTTCGTCGACGACCATCCGCCGGAGGAAATCGTTGCTGCGCTCGCCGGTACGTTCCGGAAGACCGACGGCGACCTGAAGGCCGTGTCGCGCGCTCTGATCGAAGCCCCCGCAGCCTGGGGCAAGGGGCAGAAATTCGCGACACCGCAGCAATTCGTCAACGCGTCGCTGCGGGCGACCGGCGTAACGTTGGACACGCCGCGTATGCAGGGCGTCCTCCGCTCGCTCGGTCAGATGACTTGGGCGCCAGTCTCGCCGGAGGGATTCCACGACGACGCCGCGACGTGGCTGTCACCCGACGGTATGACCACGCGACTTGATGTCGCCGACCGCATCGCTCAGCAGGCGACGCTGTCCCGCCCGCCGGAGCAACTCGCCGAAGACCTGCTCGGTCCGGACCTATCTGCCGATACAAGGCAAACCATCCGCCGTGCGGAGACCGGCCGCCAGGCCGTTGCGCTGCTGCTCATGAGCCCCGAATTCCAGTGGAGATGA
- a CDS encoding SAM-dependent methyltransferase, which translates to MNRLLVKYLSRIMLKGSLEIVDAKGVAHRFGDGSGSLVRARFTSAAAERAVMLNPELKLGETFMNGGFVVEQGSIYDFLATVLQNIGGGGRAWWARVIYRLRVWTRRFRQWNTPFRARRNVAHHYDLDGRLYSLFLDSDQQYSCAYFETPETTLEDAQHAKKRHLAAKLALAPTQRVLDIGSGWGGLGLYLAGHADVDVTGVTLSQEQHKVSNSRAEERDLAHRARFLLQDYRSLTSRFDRIVSVGMFEHVGVGHYDQFFQKVRELLTDDGVMVLHSIGRFDGPGETNSWIHKYIFPGGYIPSLSEVLPAIERAGLKVTDVEILRLHYAETLKAWRERFLARREEAKALYDERFCRMWEFYLAASETAFRFQDMMNFQIQIVRDQNALPLTRDYIWQAEEALRRRDNAGSRPSLKIAGE; encoded by the coding sequence ATGAACCGGTTGCTCGTGAAGTATCTCTCGCGAATCATGTTGAAGGGCTCGCTGGAGATCGTCGATGCGAAGGGCGTCGCGCATCGCTTCGGCGATGGCAGCGGCAGTCTCGTCCGCGCGCGGTTTACCTCCGCCGCCGCCGAACGCGCGGTGATGCTCAATCCGGAACTGAAGCTCGGCGAAACCTTCATGAATGGGGGGTTCGTCGTCGAGCAGGGCTCGATCTACGATTTCCTGGCCACCGTGCTCCAGAACATCGGCGGCGGGGGCCGCGCCTGGTGGGCGCGCGTCATTTACCGCCTGAGGGTTTGGACAAGGCGCTTCCGGCAATGGAACACGCCATTCCGCGCCCGGCGCAACGTCGCGCACCATTACGATCTCGACGGGCGTCTCTATTCGCTGTTCCTCGACAGCGACCAGCAATATTCCTGCGCTTATTTCGAGACGCCCGAAACGACGCTGGAAGACGCACAGCATGCCAAGAAGCGGCATCTGGCGGCGAAGCTTGCGCTCGCTCCCACCCAGCGTGTTCTGGATATCGGCTCCGGCTGGGGCGGGCTCGGCCTCTATCTCGCTGGTCACGCCGATGTCGACGTCACCGGCGTGACGCTCTCGCAAGAACAGCACAAGGTTTCGAATTCGCGCGCCGAGGAACGCGACCTCGCCCATCGCGCCCGTTTCCTGCTGCAGGACTACCGCTCGCTGACGAGCCGCTTCGACCGTATCGTCTCGGTCGGCATGTTCGAGCATGTCGGCGTCGGCCACTATGACCAGTTCTTCCAAAAGGTCCGCGAATTGCTGACCGATGACGGCGTCATGGTGCTGCACTCGATCGGCCGGTTCGACGGGCCGGGCGAGACGAATTCCTGGATCCACAAATACATCTTCCCCGGCGGCTACATTCCCTCGCTTTCCGAGGTGTTGCCCGCGATCGAACGGGCCGGGCTCAAGGTAACGGATGTCGAGATCCTTCGCCTTCATTACGCGGAGACGTTGAAGGCCTGGCGCGAGCGCTTCCTCGCCCGGCGCGAAGAGGCGAAGGCGCTCTATGACGAACGCTTCTGCCGGATGTGGGAGTTCTACCTGGCGGCCTCGGAAACGGCGTTCCGCTTCCAGGACATGATGAACTTCCAGATCCAGATCGTCCGCGACCAGAACGCGCTGCCGCTGACGCGCGACTATATCTGGCAGGCCGAGGAGGCGCTGCGACGGCGCGATAACGCCGGCTCGCGCCCCTCGCTCAAGATCGCGGGCGAATAA